From a region of the Alnus glutinosa chromosome 1, dhAlnGlut1.1, whole genome shotgun sequence genome:
- the LOC133867318 gene encoding formin-like protein 8: MAVMFQPRLPLLLFLAILISAVPLSHCQYGSPQNIETFYPSDQAPSPPPTPDSLSHPPAKPPQPPSLQPSSSQPAPTNSSTTGKIAMAVAATAAGTLFVSGLLFFFVRRGVAARRRRTQGSTDSSDEGRPPVPRNEFARVDGDLKGFIVDENGLDVLYWRKLEGKNSRKSSFRKEVFQKQKKEEQEQEDRRKKSSPIQEVPLLRGKSSTSHVKVMPEVDDANRISPAILIKDVEKPEPLIIPSTPPPPPSPPPTPPPPPPPRQFLAVSTAKRPAPPPPPPIPGKKTPTPPPPPPKTGGLNTSLKPAPARPKGVLGNNKPGESSSGTDNGQVKMKPLHWDKVNTDTDHSMVWDKIDGGSFRFDGDLMEHLFGYVATNRKSPEKNNNSVDRSSHNSNPPAQIFILDPRRSQNIAIVLKSLAISRKGIVETLIDGHGLDTDTLEKLARIAPTKEELSQVLEYEGDLTRLTDAESFLYHLLKAVPSAFTRLNAMLFRLNYDLEILYLKESIQTLELGCNELKTRGLFMKLLEATLKAGNRMNAGTTRGNAQAFDLNALRKLSDVKSTDGRTTLLHFVVEEVVRSEGKRCVLSRNRSLIRSSSRSSNGSSYPQSSTTNEEREKEYKLLGLPMVGGLSAEFSHVKKAATIDYDTFASTSSALTARAAEIRELVSQCANDRGGGFSREMNGFLGAAEEELKALREDQTRVMELVKKTTEYYQTGASKDKGAPPLQLFVIVKDFLSMVDQVCIEIVRSLQKRKTVTATLGSSSPKSPPPRSPVRFPNLPENFMSDKSRSSSSELDDF, encoded by the exons ATGGCTGTGATGTTTCAGCCACGGCTTCCTCTGCTCCTATTCCTTGCGATACTCATTTCTGCTGTTCCTCTCTCTCATTGCCAATACGGTTCTCCCCAAAACATCGAGACTTTCTATCCATCTGATCAAGCTCCATCTCCTCCACCGACGCCGGATTCTCTCTCCCATCCTCCAGCGAAGCCACCGCAACCGCCATCTCTACAGCCGAGTTCATCGCAACCGGCACCAACAAATTCTTCAACGACCGGGAAGATTGCCATGGCTGTGGCTGCTACGGCGGCAGGCACTTTGTTTGTTTCCGGGTTGCTCTTCTTTTTCGTTCGAAGGGGCGTCGCTGCAAGACGGAGAAGAACGCAAGGCAGTACTGATTCTAGTGATGAAGGTCGGCCTCCAGTGCCACGCAATGAGTTTGCACGGGTTGATGGGGATCTCAAGGGGTTCATTGTTGATGAAAATGGTTTGGATGTGCTTTATTGGAGGAAACTTGAAGGGAAAAACTCCAGGAAGAGTAGTTTCCGTAAAGAGGTATTtcagaaacagaaaaaagaagaacaagaacaggAAGATCGGCGAAAGAAGTCTTCGCCTATACAAGAAGTTCCTCTGCTCCGAGGGAAGTCTTCAACTTCTCATGTTAAAGTTATGCCAGAAGTGGATGATGCGAATCGAATTAGTCCTGCCATTCTCATCAAGGATGTTGAGAAGCCAGAGCCATTAATTATCCCATCAACTCCTCCCCCTCCTCCTTCCCCACCACCAACGCCACCCCCACCACCACCCCCACGGCAGTTCTTGGCTGTTTCTACGGCAAAAAGGCCTGCACCGCCTCCCCCTCCACCAATCCCTGGGAAGAAAACTCCCACGCCACCACCTCCGCCGCCTAAGACAGGTGGTTTGAACACGTCATTAAAGCCGGCCCCGGCGCGGCCAAAAGGCGTGCTAGGGAACAACAAGCCAGGAGAGTCTTCATCTGGAACCGACAATGGTCAGGTAAAAATGAAACCATTGCATTGGGACAAGGTGAACACTGACACAGATCATTCCATGGTGTGGGACAAAATTGATGGCGGTTCTTTCAG GTTTGATGGAGATCTTATGGAACACCTCTTTGGCTATGTTGCCACCAACAGAAAATCGCCTGAAAAAAACAATAACTCGGTGGATCGAAGCAGTCACAACTCTAATCCGCCAGCACAAATATTTATCCTCGATCCTCGAAGGTCACAGAATATTGCAATTGTTCTGAAATCTCTGGCCATCTCTCGGAAAGGAATCGTTGAGACGCTCATTGACGGCCACGGCCTTGACACCGATACACTTGAAAAGCTGGCAAGAATTGCCCCAACCAAGGAAGAACTGTCCCAAGTTTTAGAATATGAGGGAGACCTCACAAGACTGACTGATGCTGAATCCTTCCTCTACCACCTCCTGAAAGCTGTTCCATCAGCTTTTACTCGTCTTAATGCCATGCTTTTCAGATTGAATTACGATTTGGAGATTCTGTACCTCAAGGAGTCAATACAAACACTTGAATTGGGTTGCAATGAGCTTAAAACACGAGGGCTCTTTATGAAGCTTTTAGAAGCAACCCTCAAGGCTGGCAATCGCATGAATGCAGGAACTACCCGAGGGAATGCCCAAGCCTTCGACCTTAATGCCCTTCGAAAGCTCTCTGATGTTAAAAGCACCGATGGAAGGACTACTTTACTCCATTTTGTCGTGGAAGAAGTAGTCCGGTCAGAGGGAAAACGGTGTGTTTTGAGCCGGAATCGTAGCTTGATCCGTAGCAGCAGCCGCAGCAGTAACGGCAGTTCTTATCCTCAGAGTTCAACAACAAATGAGGAAAGAGAGAAGGAATATAAATTGCTAGGATTGCCAATGGTAGGAGGCCTCAGTGCTGAGTTCTCTCATGTAAAGAAAGCAGCCACCATAGATTATGACACCTTTGCTAGCACGAGCTCAGCTCTCACAGCCCGTGCAGCAGAAATTCGAGAACTTGTTTCCCAATGTGCCAATGACAGAGGAGGAGGGTTTTCGAGAGAGATGAACGGGTTTCTTGGAGCAGCTGAAGAAGAGCTAAAGGCATTGAGAGAAGACCAAACAAGGGTAATGGAGCTTGTAAAGAAAACAACAGAATATTATCAAACAGGAGCTTCAAAGGACAAAGGAGCACCCCCACTTCAACTATTCGTTATAGTTAAAGATTTTCTAAGTATGGTTGATCAGGTCTGCATTGAAATTGTGCGAAGCCTCCAGAAGAGGAAGACAGTGACAGCAACTTTGGGATCATCATCACCAAAGTCACCGCCGCCAAGGAGCCCTGTCAGATTCCCAAACTTGCCGGAAAACTTCATGTCAGATAAGTCAAGGAGTAGTTCTAGTGAATTAGATGATTTTTGA
- the LOC133867329 gene encoding protein WVD2-like 7 encodes MGEPVVDVSRDGDKLIYEQMGEKASSKPDLEVSVSFGRFENDSLSWEKWSAFSPNKYLEEVEKFATPGSVAEKKAYFEAHYKKIAARRAELMDEANQMDNDPLRSENQNVGDLTGNVSSAGSEFDPSNSHSPTEEVVKQETKLISEVISTHVADLKEDAAISTESQRSLSEGVEEEMGSTVDSPESSKPEKAVLVKEEEEKETALVESQDTKEISHNWDNAIGNAPKVKEEKAKLDHPKESKKVPPVSKERNVTRVKKKPVSPVTKASHLSTPKVSKPTPTSTALSASRSSTKKGTDSSLPRRKNSSIGESKKVAPKSLYMSLSLDPTNSDPTSLTTTRKSFIMEKMGDKDIVKRAFKTFEKSFNQLKSSGEERSSVPKQVPAKGTGPKVPTSMTSRKENGGSLKAGSVDKRSAKAVPSSYGLKSDERTKKTKEFSKKLEEKPNAKEAVSTGLQSKSKEQKEGEIRKLRQSLNFKATPVPGFYRGLKMSKSTSDKEVSKNEVHQ; translated from the exons ATGGGTGAACCTGTAGTAGATGTATCCAGAGATGGAGATAAG TTAATATATGAACAGATGGGAGAGAAAGCTTCCTCGAAACCTGACTTGGAAGTGTCGGTTTCATTCGGTAGGTTTGAGAATGATTCACTGTCTTGGGAGAAATGGTCAGCTTTCTCGCCCAATAAGTACTTGGAAGAAGTCGAGAAGTTTGCAACACCCGGATCAGTAGCTGAGAAGAAGGCCTACTTCGAAGCTCATTACAAGAAGATTGCTGCTCGCAGAGCTGAGCTAATGGATGAAGCAAATCAAATGGACAATGATCCGTTGAGGTCAGAAAATCAAAATGTTGGAGATCTGACCGGTAATGTTAGTAGTGCCGGTTCTGAATTTGATCCCTCTAATAGCCACAGTCCCACAGAAGAAGTTGTTAAGCAAGAAACCAAGTTGATCAGTGAGGTGATTAGCACCCATGTGGCTGATCTGAAGGAGGATGCTGCAATCAGTACAGAAAGTCAAAGGTCATTATCTGAGGGAGTGGAAGAAGAAATGGGTAGCACGGTAGATAGCCCCGAGTCAAGCAAACCAGAAAAGGCCGTTTtggtaaaagaagaagaagaaaaagaaactgctTTGGTTGAATCTCAAGACACGAAGGAAATTTCGCACAATTGGGATAATGCGATAGGAAATGCTCCAAAAGTTAAAGAGGAAAAAGCGAAGTTGGACCATCCAAAGGAATCTAAGAAG GTTCCTCCAGTGAGTAAGGAGAGAAACGTGACAAGGGTAAAGAAGAAACCAGTATCACCTGTAACTAAGGCATCACACCTTTCCACCCCTAAAGTGTCAAAGCCTACACCAACTTCCACTGCATTATCTGCATCACGATCTTCAACAAAGAAGGGAACTGATTCATCCTTACCAAGGAGAAAAAATTCTTCTATTGGTGAAAGCAAGAAAGTTGCTCCCAAGTCTCTGTACATGTCCCTTAGCTTGGATCCTACAAATTCTGATCCAACTTCGCTTACCACCACTCGAAAATCCTTCATTATGGAGAAAATGGGGGACAAGGACATTGTCAAACGAGCATTTAAGACATTCGAAAAAAGTTTCAACCAGCTGAAATCTTCTGGTGAAGAGAGATCTTCAGTACCAAAACAG GTGCCTGCAAAGGGGACGGGGCCAAAGGTTCCCACTTCTATGACTTCACGAAAAGAGAATGGAGG GTCACTAAAAGCAGGTAGTGTGGATAAAAGAAGTGCTAAGGCGGTCCCTTCTTCTTATGGCTTGAAAAGCGATGAAAGgacaaagaaaacaaaggag TTTTCAAAGAAATTGGAGGAAAAACCAAATGCTAAAGAGGCAGTGAGCACTGGTCTTCAATCAAAATCAAAG GAACAAAAAGAGGGAGAGATCAGAAAGTTAAGGCAGAGCCTTAATTTCAAAGCCACACCCGTGCCAGGCTTTTATCGGGGACTAAAAATGTCAAAAAGCACTTCAGATAAG GAAGTTTCCAAAAATGAGGTTCATCAGTGA
- the LOC133858414 gene encoding germin-like protein subfamily 1 member 1 — translation METNCSSPLLQLLFGLALLLGLAKPDPDPLQDFCIADNISPQSLFLNGAPCIDPNQATASHFATSALSKPGNTRTNKFGSNITVTNSVNLPGLNTMGLTIARADIEANGLVPPHSHPRASEVTTCLKGELIVGFMDTSNHLYIQKLQPGDSFVFPKGLIHFLSNPNQRIPALAMSGLNSQNPGVQITSIATFATIPGIPDGVLEKAYQISNQDVAKIRRNLGG, via the coding sequence atGGAAACCAATTGCTCTTCCCCATTGCTCCAATTACTCTTCGGACTGGCTCTTCTGTTGGGCCTAGCAAAACCCGACCCGGATCCGCTTCAAGATTTTTGCATTGCAGATAACATAAGCCCACAATCTCTGTTCCTCAATGGTGCACCCTGCATTGACCCAAACCAAGCAACCGCTTCCCACTTTGCCACATCCGCTCTATCCAAACCAGGTAATACGCGCACCAACAAGTTCGGGTCCAATATCACAGTGACCAACAGCGTCAATTTGCCTGGGTTGAACACCATGGGCTTGACCATCGCCCGAGCCGACATAGAGGCCAATGGCCTCGTGCCACCACACTCACACCCGCGGGCTTCGGAAGTAACCACTTGCCTCAAGGGTGAGCTCATTGTGGGCTTCATGGACACCTCTAACCATCTCTATATACAAAAACTACAGCCCGGTGACTCATTCGTGTTCCCGAAGGGTTTGATCCATTTTCTCTCCAACCCCAACCAAAGGATCCCGGCGCTAGCCATGTCCGGGCTCAATAGCCAAAATCCCGGCGTCCAAATAACATCAATAGCCACATTCGCAACAATCCCTGGAATTCCTGATGGGGTGTTGGAGAAGGCGTATCAAATTAGCAATCAAGATGTGGCCAAGATTCGGAGGAACCTTGGAGGGTGA
- the LOC133867353 gene encoding probable galacturonosyltransferase-like 9 has protein sequence MVQFRLSAAVLLILVSLLLPPFCLGIRSFRLRVVDGGDGLGPGLDGLARFDEAPDYRNGAECPVSTNREYASSCDTSLVHIAMTLDSEYLRGSMAAVHSVLRHASCPEHVFFHFISAEFDPASPRVLTQLVRSTFPSLNFKVYIFREDTVINLISSSIRQALENPLNYARNYLGDILDQCVDRVIYLDSDVIVVDDIHRLWSTKLTGSRVIGAPEYCHANFTKYFTDSFWSDPLLSRVFASRSPCYFNTGVMVMDLVRWRAGNFRRRIENWMELQRKRRIYDLGSLPPFLLVFAGNVEPIDHQWNQHGLGGDNVKGSCRSLHPGPVSLLHWSGKGKPWVRLDAKKPCPLDSLWKPYDLYRAKDQPSGFSSTASSPALVGYSGY, from the coding sequence ATGGTTCAGTTCCGATTAAGCGCCGCCGTTTTACTAATTCTAGTTTCGCTTCTGTTACCGCCGTTTTGTCTGGGTATCCGGTCGTTTCGGCTTAGAGTCGTCGACGGTGGGGATGGATTGGGGCCGGGCCTCGACGGGTTGGCCCGATTCGATGAGGCGCCGGACTACCGTAACGGAGCGGAGTGCCCCGTGTCGACCAACAGAGAATACGCGTCGTCGTGTGACACATCGTTGGTCCACATCGCGATGACTTTGGACTCGGAGTATTTACGTGGCTCCATGGCAGCTGTTCACTCGGTTCTGCGACACGCCTCGTGCCCAGAGCACGTGTTCTTCCACTTCATCTCGGCGGAGTTCGACCCGGCGAGCCCACGGGTCCTGACCCAACTCGTCCGATCCACGTTCCCTTCGCTCAACTTCAAGGTCTATATCTTCCGCGAGGACACCGTGATCAACCTCATCTCCTCGTCGATCCGGCAAGCCCTCGAGAACCCGTTGAACTACGCGAGAAATTACTTGGGTGACATTCTGGATCAGTGCGTGGACCGCGTCATCTACCTGGACTCGGATGTCATCGTGGTCGACGACATTCACAGGCTCTGGAGCACCAAGCTCACCGGCTCCCGGGTCATCGGGGCGCCCGAGTACTGCCACGCCAACTTCACCAAATACTTCACGGACTCGTTCTGGTCCGACCCGTTGCTATCCCGGGTCTTCGCCTCGCGAAGTCCGTGTTATTTCAACACCGGCGTGATGGTGATGGACCTGGTGAGGTGGAGAGCAGGTAACTTTAGGAGGAGGATCGAGAATTGGATGGAATTGCAAAGGAAAAGAAGGATCTACGATCTGGGTTCGCTCCCACCGTTCTTGCTAGTGTTCGCCGGGAACGTAGAGCCCATTGATCACCAGTGGAACCAGCACGGTCTAGGCGGCGACAATGTCAAGGGTAGCTGCAGGTCTTTGCACCCCGGTCCCGTCAGCTTGCTGCACTGGAGTGGGAAGGGCAAGCCCTGGGTTCGCCTCGATGCCAAGAAGCCCTGCCCGCTTGACAGTCTTTGGAAGCCATACGATCTTTACAGAGCAAAGGATCAGCCTTCTGGGTTCTCCTCTACGGCGTCGTCTCCGGCATTGGTTGGGTATTCGGGTTACTAG
- the LOC133867364 gene encoding pyruvate dehydrogenase E1 component subunit alpha, mitochondrial, which produces MALSHLASSSSRSNLLKPLSALSLRRPISSAAADDSRTITIETSVPFTAHQCDAPSRSVDTNPKELLSFFRDMATMRRMEIAADSLYKAKLIRGFCHLYDGQEAVAVGMEAAITKKDSIITAYRDHCTFLGRGGTLLEIFSELMGRQAGCSRGKGGSMHFYKKEAGFFGGHGIVGAQVPLGCGLAFAQKYSKDGTVSFALYGDGAANQGQLFEALNISALWDLPAILVCENNHYGMGTAEWRAAKSPSYYKRGDYVPGLKVDGMDVLAVKQACKFAKEHALKNGPIILEMDTYRYHGHSMSDPGSTYRTRDEITGVRQERDPVERVRKLVLSHDLATEKELKDMEKEIRKQVDEAIAQAKESPMPDPSELFTNVYAKGYGVEAFGADRKEVRAVLP; this is translated from the exons ATGGCCCTATCGCACTTAGCCTCATCCTCATCTCGCTCCAATCTCCTAAAACCACTCTCCGCCTTATCTCTCCGCCGTCCAATCTCCTCCGCTGCCGCCGATGACAGCAGAACAATCACCATCGAGACATCCGTTCCCTTCACCGCGCACCAGTGCGATGCGCCGTCACGCTCCGTCGACACCAACCCGAAGGAGCTCCTCTCCTTCTTTCGCGACATGGCGACGATGCGGCGCATGGAGATCGCAGCGGACTCGCTCTACAAGGCGAAGCTGATCCGCGGGTTTTGCCACCTCTACGACGGCCAAGAAGCCGTGGCCGTGGGCATGGAGGCCGCGATCACAAAGAAGGATAGCATCATCACTGCTTACCGCGATCACTGCACGTTCCTCGGCCGCGGCGGGACCCTTCTCGAGATCTTCTCTGAGCTCATGGGACGCCAGGCCGGGTGCTCCAGAGGAAAGGGAGGCTCTATGCACTTCTACAAGAAGGAGGCTGGGTTTTTCGGCGGTCACGGCATCGTCGGGGCTCAAGTGCCGCTAGGTTGTGGCTTGGCCTTCGCGCAGAAGTACTCCAAGGACGGGACGGTTTCGTTCGCGCTATACGGTGACGGTGCGGCGAATCAGGGACAATTGTTCGAGGCCTTGAATATTTCCGCGCTTTGGGATCTGCCGGCGATTTTGGTCTGCGAGAACAATCATT ATGGTATGGGAACGGCGGAGTGGAGAGCAGCGAAGAGTCCGTCCTATTACAAGCGTGGGGATTATGTTCCTGGTTTGAAG GTAGATGGCATGGATGTCCTTGCTGTGAAACAAGCATGCAAATTTGCCAAGGAGCACGCTTTGAAGAATGGGCCCATT ATTCTTGAAATGGACACTTACAGATACCACGGTCATTCCATGTCTGATCCCGGAAGCACATACCGCACTCGCGATGAGATTACTGGTGTGAGACAG GAGCGTGATCCAGTTGAAAGAGTAAGAAAGCTGGTATTATCTCATGATCTAGCTACTGAAAAGGAGCTAAAG GATATGGAGAAGGAAATAAGAAAACAAGTTGATGAAGCCATTGCTCAAGCCAAG GAGAGTCCAATGCCTGATCCTTCTGAACTCTTTACCAATGTGTATGCGAAAGGTTATGGAGTTGAG GCTTTTGGAGCAGATCGGAAAGAAGTCAGAGCTGTGCTTCCATAA